A stretch of Oryza brachyantha chromosome 4, ObraRS2, whole genome shotgun sequence DNA encodes these proteins:
- the LOC102718451 gene encoding pentatricopeptide repeat-containing protein At1g60770, with protein MATRVKDVARRSSKKYIEEALYRRLFRRGSTPQAVREEVDGFLDSRKRAFKWEVGVCVRRLRKQALYRPALKLSEVMARRGMNPTVSDQAIRLDLVAKSRGIAAAEKYFLDLPETSKTHLTYGALLNCYCKELMTEKAEALMEKMKKLNFAFTAMCYNSLMTLYTKTNQHEKVPSVIQDMKADDVLPDIYTYNVWMRALAAREDIQGVERVIEEMKRDGRVTPDWTTYSNLASIYVDAGLFEKAEAALKELEKRNTSNDLEAYQFLITLYARTQNLVEVHRIWRSLKRNQPRMANMSYLNMIQALANLKDISAAESCFKEWEARHIHPAKTNTKDSGTTKTSNNESAAKATNDKGTDETDVKHPKYDIRVANAMIKAYITEGMFDKADAVKKRAKMRGGRLNAKTWEIFMEYYLKAGDLKMAHWCADRAIKKGHSSGRIWVPPTDVTDTLMDYFEKNKDVDGAEKFVLTLKHVKKDLGAVVFESLIRTYAAAGKKLPGMRHRLKIENVEVSEETAKLLDSVCVDY; from the exons ATGGCGACGCGGGTGAAGGACGTGGCGCGGCGGTCGAGCAAGAAGTACATCGAGGAGGCGCTGTACCGGCGCCTGTTCCGGCGGGGGTCCACGCCGCAGGCcgtgcgggaggaggtggacgGCTTCCTCGACAGCCGGAAGCGCGCGTTCAAGTGGGAGGTCGGCGTCTgcgtccgccgcctccggaAGCAAGCGCTCTACCGCCCCGCCCTCAAG CTTTCTGAAGTCATGGCAAGAAGAGGCATGAATCCTACTGTCAGTGACCAGGCAATccgccttgatcttgttgCCAAATCAAGAGGCATCGCTGCTGCTGAGAAGTACTTCCTGGACCTTCCAGAAACTTCAAAAACTCATCTCACATATGGTGCTCTTCTTAACTGTTACTGCAAAGAATTAATGACTGAGAAGGCTGAGGCCCTAAtggaaaaaatgaagaaactcAACTTTGCTTTCACTGCCATGTGCTATAACAGTTTAATGACACTATACACGAAAACCAACCAACATGAGAAGGTCCCAAGCGTCATCCAGGACATGAAAGCTGATGACGTGTTGCctgatatatatacttataatgTTTGGATGAGGGCACTTGCAGCTCGTGAAGACATACAAGGGGTTGAGAGGGTGATTGAAGAGATGAAGCGGGATGGTCGTGTGACTCCTGATTGGACAACCTACAGTAACCTGGCTTCCATATATGTTGATGCTGGACTGTTTGAGAAAGCAGAAGCTGCTCTTAAGGAGCTAGAGAAGCGGAACACTAGCAATGATCTTGAAGCATACCAGTTCCTCATTACGTTATATGCGAGAACTCAAAATTTAGTGGAAGTTCATCGTATCTGGCGATCATTGAAGCGGAATCAGCCTAGAATGGCAAACATGAGTTACCTTAACATGATTCAGGCTTTGGCAAACTTGAAGGATATATCTGCTGCTGAGTCCTGTTTCAAAGAGTGGGAAGCTCGGCACATCCACCCAGCTAAGACTAACACAAAGGACTCCGGGACAACTAAAACATCTAACAATGAGTCTGCTGCAAAGGCAACCAATGATAAGGGCACAGATGAGACTGATGTGAAGCATCCCAAATATGACATCCGGGTTGCAAATGCCATGATCAAAGCATATATTACAGAGGGTATGTTTGACAAAGCTGACGCTGTCAAGAAGCGTGCCAAGATGCGTGGTGGAAGACTCAACGCCAAGACCTGGGAAATTTTCATGGAATATTATCTCAAGGCAGGGGACCTCAAGATGGCTCACTGGTGTGCTGACCGTGCAATCAAGAAAGGGCACAGCAGTGGCAGGATTTGGGTGCCACCGACTGATGTGACCGATACCTTGATGGATTACTTTGAGAAGAACAAAGATGTAGACGGAGCTGAGAAATTTGTTCTGACATTAAAGCATGTGAAAAAGGATTTGGGCGCAGTGGTGTTTGAATCCTTGATCCGGACATATGCAGCTGCTGGAAAGAAGCTACCGGGGATGCGTCACCGCCTGAAGATCGAAAATGTGGAAGTCAGCGAGGAAACTGCCAAGCTGCTTGATTCTGTCTGTGTTGACTATTGA